Proteins co-encoded in one Colletes latitarsis isolate SP2378_abdomen chromosome 2, iyColLati1, whole genome shotgun sequence genomic window:
- the LOC143351526 gene encoding uncharacterized protein LOC143351526 isoform X2 — protein sequence MEIKNVSVFLAILGLSLIVADVEAGWKFWKKKDKDVTTTTAIPSTVATPTTSKPQSGPPSVGSAVLGAGDPGLAIGVTSTGQNIRNNARPGKPNPGTEVGLDIPVPKPGKPGVGGNTGQGYRDWAADLTGAGEPGRQSPTLPKQGPALSNGDSRPGSPQPQTPGAKPTPGSAVTPAPRPQPQQPQPQSPGSRPSSPSGTPGQLPPSSNQPGTTARPLSRPGGPGSLDRPGSPGSPGSLDRPGSLDRPGSLDRPGSLDRPGSPGSPGSLDRPGSPGRTWADVAGGGSRPNSPTPSPRQPGYPNQPGSPNQPGYPNQPRSPNQPGYPNQPGYPNQPGRPQQRPQTPTQPGQSRPSTGAIAAGGALAAGGALAAGGALAGGAGQTAGGAGQTAGRAGNSNKVYSSNPTYSKGNTITDEDLEKLSEALFIKDNNNANRHITLNLQKQTSSSSTTDDAPQPLFTINAEAFQGPTVQKVITIYDNYKPDTNVNEHISPLQRQEESLLVDTFLSTNVMSAAMRFLADKGHVRKDYYEYKDTLRKIWFNLFSRGQGKIGSSGFEHVFMAELKNAATGTEVVGLHNWIYYSKEEMSGKADYNGYLKKVDLGDKASIVKIRTKYSGFDKPVTTIFVGTSPELEMALYTVCFYARPDGSCPVSLGGTKFNIVTHKFKYRGNDLVGTAYADI from the exons ATGGAAATCAAAAACGTGTCGGTGTTCCTAGCTATACTCGGGCTGTCTCTGATCGTCG CTGACGTCGAGGCAGGATGGAAGTTTTGGAAAAAGAAGGACAAAGACGTGACCACTACGACAGCTATCCCAAGCACAGTTGCTACTCCGACAACTAGCAAACCACAAAGTGGCCCACCTAGCGTAGGATCGGCTGTACTCGGTGCGGGTGATCCTGGTTTGGCGATCGGTGTCACTTCGACCGGACAAAATATAAGAAACAACGCACGACCTGGTAAACCAAATCCAGGAACAGAGGTTGGTCTCGATATTCCAGTGCCGAAACCAGGCAAACCGGGAGTCGGTGGTAACACTGGACAAGGCTACAGAGATTGGGCGGCAGACCTCACAGGAGCTGGAGAACCAGGAAGACAATCGCCAACACTACCTAAGCAAGGACCAGCATTGAGTAATGGCG attccagaccgggatcaccgcaGCCACAAACACCAG GCGCTAAACCAACTCCGGGTTCAGCAGTTACTCCTGCACCACGACCTCAACCACAACAACCTCAGCCGCAATCGCCGG gTTCGAGACCCTCTTCGCCTTCTGGAACACCAG GACAGTTGCCACCGTCCTCTAATCAACCTGGTACAACGGCCCGACCTCTCTCTAGACCAGGAGGTCCTGGTTCGTTAGATAGACCTGGATCACCAGGAAGTCCTGGCTCGCTAGACAGACCTGGTTCATTAGACAGACCTGGTTCACTAGACAGACCTGGTTCACTAGACAGACCTGGATCGCCAGGAAGTCCTGGCTCACTAGACAGACCTGGATCGCCAGGAAGAACTTGGGCTGACGTTGCTGGCGGTGGTAGCAGACCTAATTCTCCTACACCTTCCCCAAGACAACCAGGATA CCCGAATCAACCAGGATCCCCGAATCAACCAGGATACCCGAATCAACCAAGATCCCCGAATCAACCAGGATACCCGAATCAACCAGGATACCCTAATCAACCAG GAAGGCCACAACAAAGACCCCAAACACCTACGCAACCCGGACAATCCAGGCCATCTACAGGAGCGATAGCGGCAGGCGGTGCACTAGCTGCAGGCGGTGCACTAGCTGCAGGTGGTGCACTAGCTGGAGGCGCAGGACAAACAGCAGGAGGAGCTGGACAAACAGCAGGAAGAGCTGGAAACTCGAACAAGGTTTACTCGAGCAATCCCACCTACAGCAAAGGAAACACAATTACTGACGAGGATTTGGAGAAACTCTCCGAGGCTCTATTTATAAAAGACAACAACAACGCGAACAGACATATAACGCTGAATCTGCAGAAGCAGACGAGTAGCAGCAGTACGACGGACGATGCACCGCAACC GTTGTTCACGATAAACGCGGAAGCGTTCCAAGGACCCACGGTGCAGAAAGTTATAACGATCTACGACAACTATAAACCGGATACCAACGTGAACGAGCACATTAGCCCGTTACAAAGACAAGAAGAGAGTCTTCTGGTGGACACGTTCCTCAGTACGAACGTAATGTCTGCAGCCATGCGATTCCTGGCGGACAAAGGCCACGTTCGCAAGGACTACTACGAGTACAAGGACACGTTAAGGAAGATATGGTTCAACCTGTTCTCCCGTGGACAGGGGAAGATCGGTAGCTCCGGATTCGAGCACGTTTTTATGGCAGAACTTAAGAACGCGGCCACGGGCACCGAAGTGGTCGGTTTGCACAATTGGATCTACTATAGCAAGGAGGAGATGAGTGGAAAGGCAGACTACAACGGATATTTGAAGAAAGTTGACCTAGGAGAC AAAGCTTCCATCGTGAAAATACGTACAAAGTATAGCGGATTCGATAAACCAGTAACAACCATATTCGTGGGTACCTCACCCGAGCTGGAAATGGCACTGTACACGGTTTGTTTCTATGCACGACCGGACGGCAGCTGTCCAGTGTCACTGGGAGGCACCAAGTTCAACATCGTCACGCATAAGTTCAAGTATAGAGGAAACGACCTCGTAGGAACTGCATACGCCGACATATAA
- the LOC143351526 gene encoding uncharacterized protein LOC143351526 isoform X3, translating into MEIKNVSVFLAILGLSLIVADVEAGWKFWKKKDKDVTTTTAIPSTVATPTTSKPQSGPPSVGSAVLGAGDPGLAIGVTSTGQNIRNNARPGKPNPGTEVGLDIPVPKPGKPGVGGNTGQGYRDWAADLTGAGEPGRQSPTLPKQGPALSNGDSRPGSPQPQTPGAKPTPGSAVTPAPRPQPQQPQPQSPGSRPSSPSGTPGQLPPSSNQPGTTARPLSRPGGPGSLDRPGSPGSPGSLDRPGSPGSPGSLDRPGSPGRTWADVAGGGSRPNSPTPSPRQPGYPNQPGSPNQPGSPNQPGSPNQPGYPNQPRSPNQPGYPNQPGYPNQPGRPQQRPQTPTQPGQSRPSTGAIAAGGALAAGGALAAGGALAGGAGQTAGGAGQTAGRAGNSNKVYSSNPTYSKGNTITDEDLEKLSEALFIKDNNNANRHITLNLQKQTSSSSTTDDAPQPLFTINAEAFQGPTVQKVITIYDNYKPDTNVNEHISPLQRQEESLLVDTFLSTNVMSAAMRFLADKGHVRKDYYEYKDTLRKIWFNLFSRGQGKIGSSGFEHVFMAELKNAATGTEVVGLHNWIYYSKEEMSGKADYNGYLKKVDLGDKASIVKIRTKYSGFDKPVTTIFVGTSPELEMALYTVCFYARPDGSCPVSLGGTKFNIVTHKFKYRGNDLVGTAYADI; encoded by the exons ATGGAAATCAAAAACGTGTCGGTGTTCCTAGCTATACTCGGGCTGTCTCTGATCGTCG CTGACGTCGAGGCAGGATGGAAGTTTTGGAAAAAGAAGGACAAAGACGTGACCACTACGACAGCTATCCCAAGCACAGTTGCTACTCCGACAACTAGCAAACCACAAAGTGGCCCACCTAGCGTAGGATCGGCTGTACTCGGTGCGGGTGATCCTGGTTTGGCGATCGGTGTCACTTCGACCGGACAAAATATAAGAAACAACGCACGACCTGGTAAACCAAATCCAGGAACAGAGGTTGGTCTCGATATTCCAGTGCCGAAACCAGGCAAACCGGGAGTCGGTGGTAACACTGGACAAGGCTACAGAGATTGGGCGGCAGACCTCACAGGAGCTGGAGAACCAGGAAGACAATCGCCAACACTACCTAAGCAAGGACCAGCATTGAGTAATGGCG attccagaccgggatcaccgcaGCCACAAACACCAG GCGCTAAACCAACTCCGGGTTCAGCAGTTACTCCTGCACCACGACCTCAACCACAACAACCTCAGCCGCAATCGCCGG gTTCGAGACCCTCTTCGCCTTCTGGAACACCAG GACAGTTGCCACCGTCCTCTAATCAACCTGGTACAACGGCCCGACCTCTCTCTAGACCAGGAGGTCCTGGTTCGTTAGATAGACCTGGATCACCAGGAAGTC CTGGTTCACTAGACAGACCTGGATCGCCAGGAAGTCCTGGCTCACTAGACAGACCTGGATCGCCAGGAAGAACTTGGGCTGACGTTGCTGGCGGTGGTAGCAGACCTAATTCTCCTACACCTTCCCCAAGACAACCAGGATACCCGAATCAACCAGGATCCCCGAATCAACCAGGATCCCCGAATCAACCAGGATCCCCGAATCAACCAGGATACCCGAATCAACCAAGATCCCCGAATCAACCAGGATACCCGAATCAACCAGGATACCCTAATCAACCAG GAAGGCCACAACAAAGACCCCAAACACCTACGCAACCCGGACAATCCAGGCCATCTACAGGAGCGATAGCGGCAGGCGGTGCACTAGCTGCAGGCGGTGCACTAGCTGCAGGTGGTGCACTAGCTGGAGGCGCAGGACAAACAGCAGGAGGAGCTGGACAAACAGCAGGAAGAGCTGGAAACTCGAACAAGGTTTACTCGAGCAATCCCACCTACAGCAAAGGAAACACAATTACTGACGAGGATTTGGAGAAACTCTCCGAGGCTCTATTTATAAAAGACAACAACAACGCGAACAGACATATAACGCTGAATCTGCAGAAGCAGACGAGTAGCAGCAGTACGACGGACGATGCACCGCAACC GTTGTTCACGATAAACGCGGAAGCGTTCCAAGGACCCACGGTGCAGAAAGTTATAACGATCTACGACAACTATAAACCGGATACCAACGTGAACGAGCACATTAGCCCGTTACAAAGACAAGAAGAGAGTCTTCTGGTGGACACGTTCCTCAGTACGAACGTAATGTCTGCAGCCATGCGATTCCTGGCGGACAAAGGCCACGTTCGCAAGGACTACTACGAGTACAAGGACACGTTAAGGAAGATATGGTTCAACCTGTTCTCCCGTGGACAGGGGAAGATCGGTAGCTCCGGATTCGAGCACGTTTTTATGGCAGAACTTAAGAACGCGGCCACGGGCACCGAAGTGGTCGGTTTGCACAATTGGATCTACTATAGCAAGGAGGAGATGAGTGGAAAGGCAGACTACAACGGATATTTGAAGAAAGTTGACCTAGGAGAC AAAGCTTCCATCGTGAAAATACGTACAAAGTATAGCGGATTCGATAAACCAGTAACAACCATATTCGTGGGTACCTCACCCGAGCTGGAAATGGCACTGTACACGGTTTGTTTCTATGCACGACCGGACGGCAGCTGTCCAGTGTCACTGGGAGGCACCAAGTTCAACATCGTCACGCATAAGTTCAAGTATAGAGGAAACGACCTCGTAGGAACTGCATACGCCGACATATAA
- the LOC143351526 gene encoding uncharacterized protein LOC143351526 isoform X4, whose amino-acid sequence MEIKNVSVFLAILGLSLIVADVEAGWKFWKKKDKDVTTTTAIPSTVATPTTSKPQSGPPSVGSAVLGAGDPGLAIGVTSTGQNIRNNARPGKPNPGTEVGLDIPVPKPGKPGVGGNTGQGYRDWAADLTGAGEPGRQSPTLPKQGPALSNGDSRPGSPQPQTPGAKPTPGSAVTPAPRPQPQQPQPQSPGSRPSSPSGTPGQLPPSSNQPGTTARPLSRPGGPGSLDRPGSPGSPGSLDRPGSPGRTWADVAGGGSRPNSPTPSPRQPGYPNQPGSPNQPGSPNQPGSPNQPGYPNQPRSPNQPGYPNQPGYPNQPGRPQQRPQTPTQPGQSRPSTGAIAAGGALAAGGALAAGGALAGGAGQTAGGAGQTAGRAGNSNKVYSSNPTYSKGNTITDEDLEKLSEALFIKDNNNANRHITLNLQKQTSSSSTTDDAPQPLFTINAEAFQGPTVQKVITIYDNYKPDTNVNEHISPLQRQEESLLVDTFLSTNVMSAAMRFLADKGHVRKDYYEYKDTLRKIWFNLFSRGQGKIGSSGFEHVFMAELKNAATGTEVVGLHNWIYYSKEEMSGKADYNGYLKKVDLGDKASIVKIRTKYSGFDKPVTTIFVGTSPELEMALYTVCFYARPDGSCPVSLGGTKFNIVTHKFKYRGNDLVGTAYADI is encoded by the exons ATGGAAATCAAAAACGTGTCGGTGTTCCTAGCTATACTCGGGCTGTCTCTGATCGTCG CTGACGTCGAGGCAGGATGGAAGTTTTGGAAAAAGAAGGACAAAGACGTGACCACTACGACAGCTATCCCAAGCACAGTTGCTACTCCGACAACTAGCAAACCACAAAGTGGCCCACCTAGCGTAGGATCGGCTGTACTCGGTGCGGGTGATCCTGGTTTGGCGATCGGTGTCACTTCGACCGGACAAAATATAAGAAACAACGCACGACCTGGTAAACCAAATCCAGGAACAGAGGTTGGTCTCGATATTCCAGTGCCGAAACCAGGCAAACCGGGAGTCGGTGGTAACACTGGACAAGGCTACAGAGATTGGGCGGCAGACCTCACAGGAGCTGGAGAACCAGGAAGACAATCGCCAACACTACCTAAGCAAGGACCAGCATTGAGTAATGGCG attccagaccgggatcaccgcaGCCACAAACACCAG GCGCTAAACCAACTCCGGGTTCAGCAGTTACTCCTGCACCACGACCTCAACCACAACAACCTCAGCCGCAATCGCCGG gTTCGAGACCCTCTTCGCCTTCTGGAACACCAG GACAGTTGCCACCGTCCTCTAATCAACCTGGTACAACGGCCCGACCTCTCTCTAGACCAGGAGGTCCTGGTTCGTTAGATAGACCTGGATCACCAGGAAGTCCTGGCTCGCTAGACAGAC CTGGATCGCCAGGAAGAACTTGGGCTGACGTTGCTGGCGGTGGTAGCAGACCTAATTCTCCTACACCTTCCCCAAGACAACCAGGATACCCGAATCAACCAGGATCCCCGAATCAACCAGGATCCCCGAATCAACCAGGATCCCCGAATCAACCAGGATACCCGAATCAACCAAGATCCCCGAATCAACCAGGATACCCGAATCAACCAGGATACCCTAATCAACCAG GAAGGCCACAACAAAGACCCCAAACACCTACGCAACCCGGACAATCCAGGCCATCTACAGGAGCGATAGCGGCAGGCGGTGCACTAGCTGCAGGCGGTGCACTAGCTGCAGGTGGTGCACTAGCTGGAGGCGCAGGACAAACAGCAGGAGGAGCTGGACAAACAGCAGGAAGAGCTGGAAACTCGAACAAGGTTTACTCGAGCAATCCCACCTACAGCAAAGGAAACACAATTACTGACGAGGATTTGGAGAAACTCTCCGAGGCTCTATTTATAAAAGACAACAACAACGCGAACAGACATATAACGCTGAATCTGCAGAAGCAGACGAGTAGCAGCAGTACGACGGACGATGCACCGCAACC GTTGTTCACGATAAACGCGGAAGCGTTCCAAGGACCCACGGTGCAGAAAGTTATAACGATCTACGACAACTATAAACCGGATACCAACGTGAACGAGCACATTAGCCCGTTACAAAGACAAGAAGAGAGTCTTCTGGTGGACACGTTCCTCAGTACGAACGTAATGTCTGCAGCCATGCGATTCCTGGCGGACAAAGGCCACGTTCGCAAGGACTACTACGAGTACAAGGACACGTTAAGGAAGATATGGTTCAACCTGTTCTCCCGTGGACAGGGGAAGATCGGTAGCTCCGGATTCGAGCACGTTTTTATGGCAGAACTTAAGAACGCGGCCACGGGCACCGAAGTGGTCGGTTTGCACAATTGGATCTACTATAGCAAGGAGGAGATGAGTGGAAAGGCAGACTACAACGGATATTTGAAGAAAGTTGACCTAGGAGAC AAAGCTTCCATCGTGAAAATACGTACAAAGTATAGCGGATTCGATAAACCAGTAACAACCATATTCGTGGGTACCTCACCCGAGCTGGAAATGGCACTGTACACGGTTTGTTTCTATGCACGACCGGACGGCAGCTGTCCAGTGTCACTGGGAGGCACCAAGTTCAACATCGTCACGCATAAGTTCAAGTATAGAGGAAACGACCTCGTAGGAACTGCATACGCCGACATATAA
- the LOC143351526 gene encoding uncharacterized protein LOC143351526 isoform X1 gives MEIKNVSVFLAILGLSLIVADVEAGWKFWKKKDKDVTTTTAIPSTVATPTTSKPQSGPPSVGSAVLGAGDPGLAIGVTSTGQNIRNNARPGKPNPGTEVGLDIPVPKPGKPGVGGNTGQGYRDWAADLTGAGEPGRQSPTLPKQGPALSNGDSRPGSPQPQTPGAKPTPGSAVTPAPRPQPQQPQPQSPGSRPSSPSGTPGQLPPSSNQPGTTARPLSRPGGPGSLDRPGSPGSPGSLDRPGSLDRPGSLDRPGSLDRPGSPGSPGSLDRPGSPGRTWADVAGGGSRPNSPTPSPRQPGYPNQPGSPNQPGSPNQPGSPNQPGYPNQPRSPNQPGYPNQPGYPNQPGRPQQRPQTPTQPGQSRPSTGAIAAGGALAAGGALAAGGALAGGAGQTAGGAGQTAGRAGNSNKVYSSNPTYSKGNTITDEDLEKLSEALFIKDNNNANRHITLNLQKQTSSSSTTDDAPQPLFTINAEAFQGPTVQKVITIYDNYKPDTNVNEHISPLQRQEESLLVDTFLSTNVMSAAMRFLADKGHVRKDYYEYKDTLRKIWFNLFSRGQGKIGSSGFEHVFMAELKNAATGTEVVGLHNWIYYSKEEMSGKADYNGYLKKVDLGDKASIVKIRTKYSGFDKPVTTIFVGTSPELEMALYTVCFYARPDGSCPVSLGGTKFNIVTHKFKYRGNDLVGTAYADI, from the exons ATGGAAATCAAAAACGTGTCGGTGTTCCTAGCTATACTCGGGCTGTCTCTGATCGTCG CTGACGTCGAGGCAGGATGGAAGTTTTGGAAAAAGAAGGACAAAGACGTGACCACTACGACAGCTATCCCAAGCACAGTTGCTACTCCGACAACTAGCAAACCACAAAGTGGCCCACCTAGCGTAGGATCGGCTGTACTCGGTGCGGGTGATCCTGGTTTGGCGATCGGTGTCACTTCGACCGGACAAAATATAAGAAACAACGCACGACCTGGTAAACCAAATCCAGGAACAGAGGTTGGTCTCGATATTCCAGTGCCGAAACCAGGCAAACCGGGAGTCGGTGGTAACACTGGACAAGGCTACAGAGATTGGGCGGCAGACCTCACAGGAGCTGGAGAACCAGGAAGACAATCGCCAACACTACCTAAGCAAGGACCAGCATTGAGTAATGGCG attccagaccgggatcaccgcaGCCACAAACACCAG GCGCTAAACCAACTCCGGGTTCAGCAGTTACTCCTGCACCACGACCTCAACCACAACAACCTCAGCCGCAATCGCCGG gTTCGAGACCCTCTTCGCCTTCTGGAACACCAG GACAGTTGCCACCGTCCTCTAATCAACCTGGTACAACGGCCCGACCTCTCTCTAGACCAGGAGGTCCTGGTTCGTTAGATAGACCTGGATCACCAGGAAGTCCTGGCTCGCTAGACAGACCTGGTTCATTAGACAGACCTGGTTCACTAGACAGACCTGGTTCACTAGACAGACCTGGATCGCCAGGAAGTCCTGGCTCACTAGACAGACCTGGATCGCCAGGAAGAACTTGGGCTGACGTTGCTGGCGGTGGTAGCAGACCTAATTCTCCTACACCTTCCCCAAGACAACCAGGATACCCGAATCAACCAGGATCCCCGAATCAACCAGGATCCCCGAATCAACCAGGATCCCCGAATCAACCAGGATACCCGAATCAACCAAGATCCCCGAATCAACCAGGATACCCGAATCAACCAGGATACCCTAATCAACCAG GAAGGCCACAACAAAGACCCCAAACACCTACGCAACCCGGACAATCCAGGCCATCTACAGGAGCGATAGCGGCAGGCGGTGCACTAGCTGCAGGCGGTGCACTAGCTGCAGGTGGTGCACTAGCTGGAGGCGCAGGACAAACAGCAGGAGGAGCTGGACAAACAGCAGGAAGAGCTGGAAACTCGAACAAGGTTTACTCGAGCAATCCCACCTACAGCAAAGGAAACACAATTACTGACGAGGATTTGGAGAAACTCTCCGAGGCTCTATTTATAAAAGACAACAACAACGCGAACAGACATATAACGCTGAATCTGCAGAAGCAGACGAGTAGCAGCAGTACGACGGACGATGCACCGCAACC GTTGTTCACGATAAACGCGGAAGCGTTCCAAGGACCCACGGTGCAGAAAGTTATAACGATCTACGACAACTATAAACCGGATACCAACGTGAACGAGCACATTAGCCCGTTACAAAGACAAGAAGAGAGTCTTCTGGTGGACACGTTCCTCAGTACGAACGTAATGTCTGCAGCCATGCGATTCCTGGCGGACAAAGGCCACGTTCGCAAGGACTACTACGAGTACAAGGACACGTTAAGGAAGATATGGTTCAACCTGTTCTCCCGTGGACAGGGGAAGATCGGTAGCTCCGGATTCGAGCACGTTTTTATGGCAGAACTTAAGAACGCGGCCACGGGCACCGAAGTGGTCGGTTTGCACAATTGGATCTACTATAGCAAGGAGGAGATGAGTGGAAAGGCAGACTACAACGGATATTTGAAGAAAGTTGACCTAGGAGAC AAAGCTTCCATCGTGAAAATACGTACAAAGTATAGCGGATTCGATAAACCAGTAACAACCATATTCGTGGGTACCTCACCCGAGCTGGAAATGGCACTGTACACGGTTTGTTTCTATGCACGACCGGACGGCAGCTGTCCAGTGTCACTGGGAGGCACCAAGTTCAACATCGTCACGCATAAGTTCAAGTATAGAGGAAACGACCTCGTAGGAACTGCATACGCCGACATATAA